A portion of the Vibrio coralliirubri genome contains these proteins:
- a CDS encoding NAD-dependent malic enzyme produces the protein MNNDKRPLYIPYAGPALLSTPLLNKGSAFSAEERSSFNLEGLLPETTETIQEQVGRAYKQYCNFESDMDKHIYLRNIQDTNETLFYRLVQNHISEMMPIIYTPTVGAACENFSNIYRRGRGLFISYPNRDRIDDLLNNATNHNVKVIVVTDGERILGLGDQGIGGMGIPIGKLALYTACGGISPAYMLPIVLDVGTNNPQRLADPMYMGWRHPRITGADYDAFVEEFIQAVQRRWPDALVQFEDFAQKNAMPLLERYKDRICCFNDDIQGTAAVTVGSLLAACKAANSKLSDQRITFLGAGSAGCGIAEAIIAQMVSEGISDAQARSQVYMVDRWGLLQEGMQNLLDFQQRLVQTNENTKDWESDGTGFSLLDVVRHAKPTVLVGVSGAPGLFSKEVIKEMNLHCERPIVFPLSNPTSRVEATPNDIIRWTDGQALVATGSPFEPVVHNGTTYPIAQCNNSYIFPGIGLGVLAVNASRITDEMLMESSRALATCSPLAINGTGALLPPLEEIHTVSKKIALAVGKKAIEQGVALEITEDALQQAIDQHFWQPVYRRYKRTAF, from the coding sequence ATGAACAACGATAAACGCCCTCTATATATCCCTTATGCTGGTCCTGCTCTACTAAGTACACCTCTTCTAAACAAAGGCAGCGCATTCTCTGCTGAAGAGCGCAGTTCTTTCAACCTTGAAGGTTTGTTACCGGAAACAACCGAAACAATCCAAGAGCAAGTAGGACGTGCATACAAACAATATTGTAACTTCGAAAGTGATATGGATAAGCATATCTACCTTCGTAACATCCAAGACACTAATGAAACGCTTTTTTATCGTTTAGTTCAAAACCACATCTCTGAAATGATGCCTATCATTTACACGCCAACAGTTGGCGCAGCATGTGAGAACTTCTCAAATATTTACCGTCGTGGCCGTGGTCTGTTTATCTCATACCCGAACCGCGATCGTATCGATGACCTACTGAATAATGCGACAAACCACAACGTTAAAGTTATCGTGGTTACGGATGGTGAGCGTATTCTTGGTTTGGGAGACCAAGGCATCGGTGGTATGGGTATTCCAATTGGTAAGCTAGCACTTTACACAGCTTGTGGCGGTATCAGCCCAGCTTACATGCTACCAATCGTGCTCGATGTGGGTACTAACAACCCTCAACGTCTTGCTGACCCAATGTACATGGGCTGGCGTCATCCTCGTATCACAGGTGCTGACTACGATGCATTCGTTGAAGAGTTCATCCAAGCGGTTCAACGCCGTTGGCCAGATGCATTAGTTCAGTTCGAAGATTTCGCACAAAAGAACGCAATGCCACTGCTTGAACGTTACAAAGATCGCATCTGTTGTTTCAACGATGATATCCAGGGCACAGCAGCCGTAACGGTTGGTTCTCTACTTGCAGCATGTAAAGCAGCAAACAGCAAACTGTCAGATCAGCGTATCACCTTCTTAGGTGCGGGTTCTGCGGGTTGTGGTATTGCTGAAGCTATCATTGCTCAAATGGTGTCTGAAGGTATCAGCGATGCGCAAGCTCGCTCTCAAGTTTACATGGTTGACCGTTGGGGTCTGCTACAGGAAGGCATGCAAAACCTGCTTGATTTCCAACAGCGTCTGGTTCAAACCAACGAAAACACCAAAGACTGGGAAAGCGACGGCACTGGTTTCTCTCTACTAGACGTTGTTCGCCACGCGAAACCAACCGTATTGGTTGGTGTATCTGGTGCTCCAGGTCTATTCAGCAAAGAAGTCATCAAAGAGATGAACCTACACTGTGAACGCCCTATCGTGTTCCCACTGTCGAACCCAACAAGCCGTGTTGAAGCAACGCCAAACGACATTATTCGTTGGACTGATGGCCAAGCACTTGTTGCGACAGGTAGCCCATTTGAGCCAGTCGTTCACAACGGTACCACTTACCCAATCGCTCAGTGTAACAACAGCTACATCTTCCCAGGTATTGGCCTTGGTGTATTGGCTGTGAATGCTTCACGCATCACTGACGAAATGCTAATGGAATCAAGCCGTGCACTTGCTACGTGTTCTCCACTAGCAATCAATGGCACAGGCGCTCTACTTCCACCATTGGAAGAGATCCACACGGTATCGAAGAAGATTGCTCTTGCTGTAGGTAAGAAGGCGATTGAACAGGGCGTTGCTCTAGAGATCACTGAAGATGCACTGCAACAAGCGATTGACCAGCACTTCTGGCAGCCAGTTTACCGTCGCTACAAGCGCACGGCATTCTAA